GAGTCATCACCGACCCAATAAATTAAGGTGCTGCATTTAAAATACGTAGCACtactcttttttattattcacttccgtttataaaataaaaagaaaggaaaTTCGATTGCTTcatattaagaaataattcCCATCATAGTTCACCAGATTCAAACTTCCAACTCAACTCGATTTTCATAGAGACCGATTGGAAAAGTTCCTCAGTCAGTTCAGTATATTCAGTGTATTTAAATGCTTAGcgcttaatatttttaaaacacagtttttttttttgtaacctttcgaaaaattgttaaaattaaagtgcaactatttaatacatatatctatattgtTGGAGAGCGTATTCTAAATCAGAaaagatatataaaaaaacgattaaaatggcaaaatcACAGGCCACAGTTTATAGTAAATCCGCCTTGAATTTACTTCGAATGAGTCGCATTGCATCCAAGGCACCAGGTGCCAGATACATGCAGATGCGGACCAAATGCGATAGCATGAATGGCGTCGTAATCGGGCTATACCTGAAGTCAGGCGAGAAAGATCCCCAGCTGACGTCGGGCGGTGAGAAATTTGACGATCGTGTGAGTGGAAAAATATCAGAATTGGTGCGGGAGTCGGGTATGACCGGAGAGTTGGGCAAAGGACGAATGTTTAGCAATGTGGACAAAGAGTTCTCAAGTGTGGCCGTCATTGGCGTAGGTCCACAGAACGCAGGTTTCGATGAGGAGGAAAACATCGATCTGGGCATGGAGAATACACGTATTGCGGCCGCAGCTGGCGCTCGATTCCTGCAGTTGCATGGCTGCAAAATAGTCTACGTAGATGGCATGGAGTACCCCGAACAGGCAGCCGAGGGAGCAGCCTTGGCCGTGTGGCGTTACAACaccaacaaattgaaaaacaagcGCCACTCTATACCCAAAGTGGAACTGTATGGCACGGAAGGTGTCGATGCCTGGACGCGAGGACTCTTCAAGGCAGAGTCGCAGAACTTGGCGCGTCGTTTGTCGGACACGCCAAGCAACCACATGACGCCCACAATCTTTGCTCAGGCCACCATTGATGCCCTGTGTCCCTGTGGTGTATCAGTCGAGGTGCGCACCATGGACTGGATCGAAGCGCAAGGCCTCAATTCGTTTTTGATGGTGGCCAAAGGCTCATGTGAGCCACCAGTTCTCCTCGAGATCAACTACGTAGGTGCCTCCCCGGAAGACAAAGCCATCACGCTGCTGGGAAAAGGTCTGACCTTCAATAGTGGGGGGTTGTGCCTGAAGGAGAAAAACGGTATGGACAAGAACCGTGCCTCGGTGAGTGGAGCCGCAACTGTTGTGGCTGCCATTCGAGCGGCGGCAGCTTTGTCGCTGCCCATCAATGTGTCCGCTGTGCTCCCTCTTTGCGAGAACATGCCATCGGGCATGGCTGTCAAGCCGGGCGATGTGATCACCCTAATGAATGGCACAACGTTGGGTGTCAAGAACACTGCTCTGGCTGGCATTGCAATGATGGCCGATCCCCTTTTGTATGCCCAGAGTGCAAAGAAACCCTCGACGCTGGTAGATATTG
This is a stretch of genomic DNA from Drosophila albomicans strain 15112-1751.03 chromosome 3, ASM965048v2, whole genome shotgun sequence. It encodes these proteins:
- the LOC117570312 gene encoding cytosol aminopeptidase-like — encoded protein: MAKSQATVYSKSALNLLRMSRIASKAPGARYMQMRTKCDSMNGVVIGLYLKSGEKDPQLTSGGEKFDDRVSGKISELVRESGMTGELGKGRMFSNVDKEFSSVAVIGVGPQNAGFDEEENIDLGMENTRIAAAAGARFLQLHGCKIVYVDGMEYPEQAAEGAALAVWRYNTNKLKNKRHSIPKVELYGTEGVDAWTRGLFKAESQNLARRLSDTPSNHMTPTIFAQATIDALCPCGVSVEVRTMDWIEAQGLNSFLMVAKGSCEPPVLLEINYVGASPEDKAITLLGKGLTFNSGGLCLKEKNGMDKNRASVSGAATVVAAIRAAAALSLPINVSAVLPLCENMPSGMAVKPGDVITLMNGTTLGVKNTALAGIAMMADPLLYAQSAKKPSTLVDIGTYARGVKFGLGAAATGVWTNRTTLWKQFKKAGSLTGDRMWRMPLWKHFKQLVGPSMTYDLCNQGKGPASSCLGAAVLQSLVNCADFAHIDSKGTGMLCGHGTPLYLLEGRMSGRPTRTIIQFLHQMALK